One Oryza glaberrima chromosome 10, OglaRS2, whole genome shotgun sequence DNA segment encodes these proteins:
- the LOC127786210 gene encoding MEIOTIC F-BOX protein MOF-like, whose amino-acid sequence MEPAHAPGRDRLSALPDNVLRRIMSFLNARQSVQTCVLSRRWRHLWRSLPRINADYTEFCFACLDEKKEKVQEARFKKFVSTLLLRRDPVPLLDKFWFRYQVSDGNNNEKASAEAGLWISHALQLQTPVVEVLTFQFPLMLDHAVFTSDYLRKLGLSNAYLRMGFFEQLSRGCPQLEDVFLNDCIILDDEISSTTLKTLNIYASRFSEDYRASISTPSLTSLTLYKPDASVPSLKDMKSLVSASIILDDNTDIHELLMSLSGVRNLDLECPQKMVTIAKNTQWCPEFKDLVNLSLGQFCLGSKLYALTEFLKNSPKLEKLTLDPPVVIIDKLEERSFECEHLKIVEVICSEDDSTLLKLVEDIFVTCGMSSLQINRKSSYKQYYSDDFFRFDYDSTTAQEHAE is encoded by the exons ATGGAGCCGGCTCATGCCCCCGGCAGAGACAGGCTCAGCGCCCTCCCGGACAACGTCCTCCGCCGCATCATGTCCTTCCTCAACGCGCGCCAGTCCGTGCAGACGTGCGTgctgtcgcggcggtggcgccacctCTGGCGCTCCCTGCCACGCATCAACGCCGACTACACCGAGTTCTGCTTCGCCTGCTTGgatgagaagaaagagaaggtgCAGGAGGCGCGGTTCAAGAAGTTCGTGAGCACGCTGCTGCTACGCCGTGACCCCGTCCCCTTGCTGGACAAGTTCTGGTTCAGGTACCAGGTGTCGGACGGCAACAACAACGAGAAAGCTTCAGCAGAAGCTGGCCTGTGGATCAGCCATGCGTTGCAGTTGCAGACCCCGGTCGTGGAGGTTCTCACATTTCAATTTCCATTGATGCTAGACCATGCTGTATTTACCTCAGACTACTTGAGAAAATTGGGCCTCTCCAATGCTTATCTCCGCATGGGTTTCTTCGAGCAACTCAGCAGAGGCTGCCCACAGTTGGAAGATGTGTTCTTGAATGATTGCATCATTCTGGATGATGAGATTTCCTCAACCACTCTCAAGACTTTGAACATCTATGCTTCTCGGTTTTCGGAGGACTACCGTGCTTCTATTTCTACTCCGAGCCTCACTTCTCTGACATTGTATAAACCTGATGCCAGTGTACCTTCACTAAAGGACATGAAATCACTAGTGTCTGCTTCCATTATTCTCGACGATAATACTGATATCCATGAGTTGCTCATGAGCCTTTCTGGTGTCAGAAATTTGGACTTGGAGTGCCCGCAGAAAATG GTCACAATCGCAAAAAATACGCAATGGTGTCCAGAATTCAAAGATCTTGTAAACCTGAGTCTGGGTCAGTTTTGTCTGGGCTCAAAGTTATATGCATTAACTGAATTCCTTAAGAACTCACCGAAACTAGAGAAGCTGACTCTGGACCCCCCTGTG GTAATCATTGATAAGCTTGAAGAAAGATCATTTGAATGTGAGCACCTTAAGATTGTTGAAGTCATATGCTCGGAGGATGATAGTACTTTGCTCAAGCTCGTGGAGGACATCTTTGTTACTTGTGGCATGAGCTCTCTTCAGATTAATCGCAAAAGCAGTTACAAGCAGTACTATTCAGATgattttttcagatttgattACGACAGTACGACTGCACAAGAACATGCGGAATGA